The segment GAACAGATATCCCGGAACACACACCGCCACGAGCACCGCGCCGACCCTGGCGAACCGCTCGAACCCGTACAGATACAGTCCCATGTAGAACACCTCGTTGAACGCACACACCGTGAACAGCACGTCTCTGCGCGTGTAGTACCAGTGCAGCAGCCGCGACGAGTCGCGGCTCACCTGCTTGTGCGACTCGCTGCCGGCGCTCAGGCTCGCGTACATGTGCATGTAGTGGCTCGCAAGGTCCAGCGAGATCAGCAGCTGGAACACCACGCACCACTGCGGATACACCACCGCGAGGAAGCAGGTCAGACTCGCCGTCGCACACCGGTCCGTCACCATGTCGAGCACCGCGCCGACCCGGCTCACCTGGTTGTATTTGCGTGCCATTGTCCCGTCAACAGCGTCCAGCAGACACGACACCCCGTACACGCAGCTGGTGAACACCGGGTGCTCCCGCATGCTGAACAGCGACACCACCGCGGTCGCCACCCGCAGGTACCCGATCTGGTTCGGGATGTACCACAGCACCGTCTGGCTCGTCACTCGCTCGCCCATTGCTGCTTTGGCCAGCTACCGAGCCACCTCTAGAGTCGTCCAACCTGGGCCTGCTTATATACCGTCGCTGTAAGCGCGGTTACCCGCCCGCAAGCGACATCAACCACTGGTAAGCCCATAGACTGATAGCGGTGCTGGGGACGCTCTTAATGAGCGCCATTGAGAGGCCCTGGTAGAGTGCCGGGACGCCCTCACGGCGGGCGATGTGCGCGGCGACCGCCAGCAGCGTGC is part of the Torulaspora globosa chromosome 7, complete sequence genome and harbors:
- the PIS1 gene encoding CDP-diacylglycerol--inositol 3-phosphatidyltransferase (ancestral locus Anc_3.436); translated protein: MGERVTSQTVLWYIPNQIGYLRVATAVVSLFSMREHPVFTSCVYGVSCLLDAVDGTMARKYNQVSRVGAVLDMVTDRCATASLTCFLAVVYPQWCVVFQLLISLDLASHYMHMYASLSAGSESHKQVSRDSSRLLHWYYTRRDVLFTVCAFNEVFYMGLYLYGFERFARVGAVLVAVCVPGYLFKQVANVVQLRRAAVILATVDARDASERLKRM